The DNA window CCGGAGCGAAAACCTGAAAAGAAAATTCGCTACCGGTGGCACCGACGGCCCGTCCTCCGAACACTTTTCCGGGGATTTTGATTTCAGGACTGAACTCAAGTACATAGTCCTTTATTTCCGATAGACTGCCAAGGTTGACAGCGCTATAGTTTTCAGCGCTTGAATTTTGTTGAATCTGTTTCATATCTGATAATGTTTTCAAATTTTATTTCTGCAAAGTTAAGCTACTAATCATTATTAATCAAGAAGTTACTTTCTGCTCGCATAGTTACTTTTTTATTACTTTTGCAGAGCCTCAACGACTTATACCGATACTTTTTTTCTAAAAAAATAGAATAAATATGCTCATATATCCAAAATCGCCACTAACTTTGCAAAATAAAGCATCATGATATGAAAGAAGAAGACAATGCCACCAAATACCCCATCGCGATATGTCCTATCCGTAATGTCGTCGCACGTTTCGGCGATAAATGGTCGCTGCTTGTCCTGCTCGTAATCGAGGGAGAAGGCACAGTGAGATTCAATGAATTGCGCAGAATCATTCCAGACATATCTACCCGCGTACTTTCTTCCACACTCAAAACGCTTGAGGCCGACGGACTCATCAACCGCAAAGTTTATGCGCAAGTGCCTCCAAAAGTGGAATACACGCTGACTGAAACCGGCAAATCGCTGATACCAATCATCAATCAGCTCACACAATGGGCACAGACGAACATGGAAAATGTCATCAGACACCGCGAGGATTACGCCTCTGCTCAAGGATAGCACATCAATCACAATGGGCACAGAAATAACAATAGTAATCCCTGTCTACAACAGGGCACACACGTTGGGGAGAACCTTGCGCTCGATTGAAGGTCAAAAAGTAAGCCCTGCGCGTGTCATACTCGTTGACAACAACTCGACCGACGATTCATGGGAAACGATGCAACGCTGGAGCAACCACATGAAAGAATGTGGCCATGATGTCATGCTGTTTAAAGAGAGGAAAACCGGAGCATGCGCGGCACGCAACCGCGGGCTCAGAGAGGTCGAAACTTCATTCGTGATGTTTTTTGATTCCGACGACGAGATGCTTCCCGACCACGTGGCCGATTTTTCGGAAGCAATCAGGAAAAATCCTACGTGTGATATCTTCGGACGAAGCATCGAGTGCGAGGAGGCAGATGGAAAGCGGCGAAAACTGTATTTTACGGCAAAATCTCCGATGTTCAATCATCTTTTCAGAGGCTGCCTGTCGACACAACGCATGGTAATAAGAACGGAACTGGTCCGACAGACCGGCGGATGGGACGAGACGCTCCCGGCATGGAATGACTATGAACTTGGGGTGAGACTATTGCTGGCCACCGACAGGATAATGGACATCGGCGGAAAGACGACCGTCGTGACCCATCATCTTGCCGATTCCATAACAGGCACATCGTATAGCTCCCGTCATGAACACTGGGAAAAATCTCTCGACCGAGTGGAGAAGCATTTCATAAACATCGGCCGCAAAGACCTTGCAAGACTTACGGATGCAC is part of the Duncaniella dubosii genome and encodes:
- a CDS encoding glycosyltransferase family A protein, coding for MSSDTARITPLLKDSTSITMGTEITIVIPVYNRAHTLGRTLRSIEGQKVSPARVILVDNNSTDDSWETMQRWSNHMKECGHDVMLFKERKTGACAARNRGLREVETSFVMFFDSDDEMLPDHVADFSEAIRKNPTCDIFGRSIECEEADGKRRKLYFTAKSPMFNHLFRGCLSTQRMVIRTELVRQTGGWDETLPAWNDYELGVRLLLATDRIMDIGGKTTVVTHHLADSITGTSYSSRHEHWEKSLDRVEKHFINIGRKDLARLTDARRMVLASQYRSEGDTCEENQMRKNAIHQAARLYAEVIDKTDSPWKMKAVYLHNRLFKRLTWALARIIFPLG
- a CDS encoding winged helix-turn-helix transcriptional regulator, which translates into the protein MKEEDNATKYPIAICPIRNVVARFGDKWSLLVLLVIEGEGTVRFNELRRIIPDISTRVLSSTLKTLEADGLINRKVYAQVPPKVEYTLTETGKSLIPIINQLTQWAQTNMENVIRHREDYASAQG